From the genome of Acidobacteriota bacterium, one region includes:
- a CDS encoding ankyrin repeat domain-containing protein, with amino-acid sequence MKREFRTLLLLASTLMPAFAGVSFAQDSPQVLADRFLAEADEQLGQGQAQAARKSMSEALALHRQQGARLPPQFYLKYGRILNLCGAAGEAMEALQRYLATGVGGRSRKQALALLTRVAAKRLWIEAKTGSDPGLIRVLVAAGADPRVQDGSGETPLHHAAWSNRNAGVVRAIIAGGAKVNTKDRNGYTPLHNAAWNNPNPQVIQALIGAGANRNAKDEDGATPLHLAVGSNENPEVARALVAAKANRNAKDDEGVTPLHLAVSHPDKLPVLKVLLKSRVKLDPKDDYGTTPLHWAIGDNGSREMVQTLLSAGADAKKRDDVSDTPLHYAARYNRDPLIVGLLLARGAKINATNHAGDTPLHHAAADNGNPEVVKVLIQAGAKVGARNGSGYTPILSAAMFSRNPEVIKVFLALGINSNLRDRRGNGLLDYAAEMNENPGVAKALIANGADPNNQNWNSETSLHRAAGNNPNPEVLNALLEGGAVTGVRNRDGNTPLHYAAAQNPNPEVLEALLAADAGPNVRNRRGDTPLHYAAWNNSNAEVAKSLLSAGADPDAKSRKGNTPLHYAARNNSNPEVTEVLLLSGATLNAKGEAGMTPLALAKKFNESVAAVLMYPPSAEETAPVPAEPEE; translated from the coding sequence ATGAAGCGGGAATTCCGTACGCTGTTGTTGCTGGCGTCCACATTGATGCCGGCGTTCGCCGGAGTCTCGTTCGCGCAGGACTCGCCCCAGGTCCTGGCCGACCGGTTCCTCGCCGAGGCGGACGAACAACTCGGCCAAGGGCAGGCTCAAGCCGCCCGGAAATCCATGAGCGAGGCGCTGGCCCTGCACCGGCAACAGGGCGCCCGGTTGCCTCCTCAGTTCTATCTCAAGTATGGGCGTATTCTGAACCTCTGCGGTGCGGCCGGCGAGGCCATGGAGGCCCTGCAGCGCTACCTGGCCACGGGAGTCGGCGGCCGATCCCGTAAGCAGGCGTTGGCGCTCCTGACGAGGGTGGCGGCCAAGCGTCTGTGGATCGAGGCCAAAACGGGGAGCGACCCCGGCCTGATCCGAGTTCTGGTGGCAGCGGGGGCCGATCCAAGGGTCCAGGATGGGAGTGGCGAGACCCCGTTGCACCATGCCGCCTGGAGCAACCGGAACGCCGGCGTGGTCCGAGCCATCATCGCCGGCGGCGCCAAGGTCAACACGAAGGACCGAAATGGCTATACGCCGCTTCACAACGCGGCCTGGAACAATCCCAATCCCCAGGTGATCCAGGCGTTGATCGGAGCCGGAGCCAATCGCAACGCCAAGGACGAGGACGGCGCGACCCCCTTGCACCTGGCGGTCGGGAGCAACGAGAACCCCGAGGTGGCACGCGCCCTGGTTGCCGCCAAAGCCAATCGAAACGCCAAGGACGACGAGGGGGTGACCCCCCTGCACCTGGCCGTCAGCCACCCGGACAAGTTGCCGGTGCTCAAAGTGTTGCTGAAGTCCCGAGTCAAGCTCGACCCCAAGGACGACTATGGGACCACGCCGCTGCACTGGGCCATCGGCGACAACGGAAGCCGCGAGATGGTGCAGACGTTGTTGTCGGCCGGAGCTGACGCCAAAAAGCGGGACGACGTGTCCGATACTCCGCTGCACTACGCAGCCCGCTACAATCGGGATCCCTTGATCGTGGGCCTGTTGCTGGCGCGCGGCGCCAAGATCAATGCCACGAACCATGCCGGTGACACTCCGTTGCACCATGCGGCGGCAGACAACGGCAATCCGGAGGTGGTCAAGGTTCTGATCCAGGCCGGCGCGAAGGTCGGTGCGAGAAACGGGTCGGGCTATACGCCGATTCTCAGCGCGGCCATGTTCAGCCGGAATCCCGAAGTGATCAAGGTGTTCCTGGCGTTGGGCATCAATTCCAATCTCAGAGACCGGCGCGGAAACGGCCTGCTGGACTACGCGGCGGAAATGAATGAGAACCCGGGTGTCGCGAAAGCGTTGATCGCAAACGGCGCGGATCCCAACAACCAGAACTGGAACTCCGAGACGTCGCTTCACCGCGCGGCCGGGAACAACCCGAACCCGGAGGTATTGAATGCATTGCTTGAGGGTGGGGCCGTTACCGGGGTCAGGAACCGGGACGGCAATACCCCTTTGCATTACGCGGCGGCACAGAATCCGAATCCGGAAGTCCTGGAAGCGTTGCTGGCGGCCGACGCCGGCCCGAACGTCAGGAATCGAAGAGGCGATACACCACTTCACTATGCGGCGTGGAACAATTCCAACGCGGAAGTGGCGAAAAGCTTGTTGTCGGCCGGGGCGGACCCCGATGCCAAGAGCCGCAAGGGGAATACACCACTGCACTATGCGGCCAGGAACAACTCGAATCCGGAAGTCACGGAAGTGTTGTTGCTGTCCGGAGCCACGCTCAACGCCAAGGGCGAAGCAGGAATGACTCCGTTGGCCCTGGCGAAGAAATTCAACGAATCCGTCGCGGCTGTGCTCATGTACCCTCCAAGCGCCGAAGAAACCGCCCCTGTACCCGCCGAACCGGAAGAATGA
- a CDS encoding SDR family NAD(P)-dependent oxidoreductase, whose product MKGTIFDLSGRTALITGGSQGLGRAMAHGLARAGAEVMISSRGEEGLRNTAAGVPDATIHYHVADMTSREQVRSLAETSLEVMGKVDILINNAGCNTPESIDEISDEIWDRTVELNLTSCMALTRALAPQMKTRRWGRIIHISSIMGLGSKEKRNSYSATKAALLGLCRASAQDLGEYNVTVNCLAPGPFLTEMPGGLLSPAEKQVFSDRTALGRWAEPEELVGPALLLASEAGSYITGAVLVVDGGVLCKTF is encoded by the coding sequence ATGAAGGGAACCATCTTCGATCTGAGCGGCAGGACCGCGTTGATCACCGGCGGCAGCCAGGGGTTGGGTAGAGCCATGGCCCACGGGTTGGCGCGGGCCGGGGCCGAGGTGATGATCAGCAGCCGCGGTGAAGAAGGTCTGCGGAATACGGCCGCCGGGGTTCCGGATGCGACCATTCACTATCACGTGGCCGACATGACCTCCCGGGAACAGGTTCGCTCGCTGGCGGAGACTTCACTGGAGGTCATGGGAAAGGTGGACATCCTGATCAACAATGCGGGCTGCAATACGCCCGAATCCATCGACGAGATCAGCGACGAGATCTGGGATCGCACCGTGGAGTTGAATCTCACCTCCTGCATGGCGCTCACCCGGGCGCTGGCCCCCCAGATGAAGACCCGGCGATGGGGCCGGATCATCCACATCTCCTCCATCATGGGTTTGGGCTCCAAAGAGAAACGCAACTCCTATTCGGCCACGAAGGCCGCCCTGCTGGGGCTTTGCCGCGCCAGTGCCCAGGACCTGGGGGAGTACAACGTGACCGTCAACTGCCTGGCGCCGGGCCCCTTTCTCACCGAAATGCCGGGTGGCCTGCTCAGTCCCGCGGAGAAACAGGTCTTTTCCGACCGCACTGCGCTCGGCCGGTGGGCCGAGCCTGAGGAGCTGGTGGGACCGGCGCTGCTGCTGGCCAGCGAGGCGGGAAGCTACATCACCGGAGCGGTCCTGGTCGTCGACGGCGGAGTGCTCTGCAAGACCTTCTGA
- the lepA gene encoding translation elongation factor 4 — translation MDQSRIRNFCIIAHIDHGKSTLADRLLEMTDTVDARQMREQVLDQMELERERGITIKMAAVRLNYQAADGLDYELNLIDTPGHVDFSYEVSRSLAACEGAILVVDAAQGVEAQTLANVSLAMNHDLAILPVINKIDLPAADPDRVMEEIDETLAVDISECVLASAKEGRGIDDVLEGVVQNIPPPPGDPEAPLQALIFDSHFDTYLGIIAYVRVVNGVLKRGMRIRMMASGREAEVAGVGVFAPERKETGILQAGQVGYVHAGIKAIGDCRVGETITEAPNPASVPLPGYRRSRPMVFCGLYPVNSDRYSDLRESLNRLQLNDASLSFEPESSAALGFGFRCGFLGLLHSEIIQERLEREFNLELVATCPSVVYRMTCKDGSVLEIDNPTRWPSLGEIDVVEEPYVLATVITPNKYMSVCMDLCKDRRGVFRNLDSSGPTRVVLTFELPLAEILMDFFDTLKSRTRGYASFDYEPMGYRVGDLSKLDIRINGQGVDALSFITHRKRAYTRGKALVGRLKDVLPQQLFEIRIQAALGSRIIAAESVRALRKNVLAKCYGGDVTRKRKLLEIQKSGKRRMKSIGRVDIPQEAFLSVLRVGNE, via the coding sequence ATGGACCAGTCCCGAATCCGAAACTTCTGCATCATCGCCCACATCGACCACGGGAAGTCGACTCTGGCCGACCGGCTGCTGGAGATGACCGACACCGTGGACGCCCGGCAGATGAGGGAACAGGTACTGGATCAGATGGAGCTGGAACGGGAGCGGGGAATCACCATCAAGATGGCCGCCGTACGGTTGAACTACCAGGCCGCGGACGGCCTCGATTACGAGTTGAACCTCATCGACACTCCCGGTCACGTGGACTTCTCGTACGAGGTGTCGCGCAGTCTGGCGGCCTGCGAGGGTGCCATCCTGGTGGTGGACGCCGCTCAGGGGGTCGAGGCGCAGACTCTGGCCAACGTGAGCCTGGCCATGAATCACGACTTGGCGATCCTGCCGGTCATCAACAAGATCGATCTCCCGGCGGCGGACCCGGACCGGGTCATGGAGGAGATTGACGAAACGCTGGCCGTCGACATCTCGGAGTGCGTGTTGGCCAGCGCCAAGGAAGGGCGGGGCATCGACGATGTCCTGGAGGGCGTGGTCCAAAATATTCCGCCGCCTCCGGGAGACCCGGAGGCGCCCCTGCAGGCGCTCATCTTCGACAGTCACTTCGACACCTATCTGGGAATCATCGCCTATGTTCGGGTCGTCAACGGCGTGCTGAAGCGGGGAATGCGGATTCGCATGATGGCTTCGGGCCGGGAAGCGGAGGTGGCGGGAGTCGGCGTCTTCGCTCCGGAACGGAAAGAAACCGGAATCCTCCAGGCCGGCCAGGTCGGATACGTACACGCAGGCATCAAGGCCATCGGGGACTGCCGGGTGGGAGAGACCATTACCGAGGCTCCAAACCCGGCGTCCGTGCCCCTGCCCGGTTACCGCCGGAGCCGCCCCATGGTTTTTTGCGGCCTCTACCCGGTCAACAGCGATCGATACTCGGATCTTCGGGAGTCCCTGAACCGGCTTCAGCTCAACGACGCGTCGCTCTCCTTCGAGCCCGAGAGCTCGGCGGCGCTGGGCTTCGGTTTCCGCTGCGGGTTCCTGGGCCTGCTCCACAGCGAGATCATCCAGGAGCGGCTGGAGCGGGAGTTCAACCTGGAGCTGGTGGCCACCTGCCCGTCGGTGGTCTACCGAATGACCTGCAAAGACGGCTCGGTCCTGGAGATCGACAATCCGACCCGCTGGCCCTCCCTGGGGGAGATCGACGTGGTGGAGGAGCCCTACGTTCTGGCCACCGTTATCACGCCCAACAAGTACATGAGCGTCTGCATGGACCTGTGCAAAGACCGGCGTGGCGTTTTCCGGAACCTGGACTCCAGCGGTCCGACGCGTGTGGTGCTCACCTTTGAGCTTCCGTTGGCCGAAATTCTCATGGACTTCTTCGACACCCTGAAGAGCCGGACCCGGGGCTATGCCTCGTTCGACTACGAGCCCATGGGATATCGAGTCGGGGACTTGTCCAAACTGGACATCCGGATCAATGGGCAGGGGGTCGACGCCCTGAGCTTCATCACTCATCGGAAAAGGGCCTACACGCGCGGGAAGGCGTTGGTCGGGCGGCTCAAGGACGTGCTTCCCCAACAACTCTTCGAGATCCGGATCCAGGCGGCGCTGGGGTCCCGGATCATTGCCGCCGAGAGCGTTCGCGCCTTGCGGAAGAACGTCCTGGCCAAGTGCTACGGAGGGGACGTGACCCGGAAGCGGAAATTGCTGGAGATCCAGAAGAGTGGCAAACGGAGAATGAAGTCCATCGGCCGGGTCGATATTCCCCAGGAAGCGTTTCTCAGCGTGCTGCGGGTGGGAAACGAATAA
- the hemW gene encoding radical SAM family heme chaperone HemW — MLRRGDPANGLGIYLHIPFCRRECPYCDFNSGPQPEATRRRYLEALREEIRTSPWAGYPVPAVSFGGGISSELAPVDVASLVDAVRGAFRVAGDAEWSLECTPDTLTLDRLRTLRRLGINRLSLGAQSFRDRHLLLLGYRHKARDIRSCCKWARTAGFDNLNLDLLYGLPGQTLGEWMGDLEQALAMEPEHLSLYNLVAAGDTGPARSIDDDRLPEPDEETVARMYESALDRIAEAGHGHYHLSGFARAGREWRQGEIYWNGMAYLGLGACASSFIQGTRWTNTSRLESYIRGVRAGAVPRASEEHLSGLRALGEDMLVGLERPNGVSLSELTRRYGRDVGRLYREPLRFLSENGLVSRRDDRVSLTRRGLLLSGAIASEFLAVPDGRAAE, encoded by the coding sequence ATGTTGCGACGAGGAGATCCGGCGAATGGGTTGGGAATCTATCTTCACATCCCTTTTTGCCGGCGCGAGTGTCCGTACTGCGACTTCAACTCGGGACCCCAACCGGAGGCGACGCGACGCCGCTACCTGGAGGCTCTCAGGGAAGAGATCCGGACGAGCCCTTGGGCTGGATATCCGGTTCCGGCCGTTTCATTCGGGGGAGGAATCTCTTCGGAACTCGCCCCCGTGGACGTTGCCTCTCTCGTCGATGCGGTGCGGGGAGCTTTCCGGGTGGCCGGCGACGCCGAGTGGAGTCTGGAATGCACCCCCGACACTCTCACGTTGGACCGCCTGAGGACGCTGCGGCGGCTGGGCATCAATCGCCTGAGCCTGGGCGCTCAATCGTTCCGGGACCGCCATCTCCTCCTGTTGGGGTACCGCCACAAAGCCCGGGACATCCGGTCGTGCTGTAAGTGGGCCCGGACCGCCGGATTCGACAACCTCAATCTGGATCTCCTCTACGGCCTGCCGGGCCAGACCCTCGGAGAATGGATGGGGGATCTGGAACAGGCCCTGGCCATGGAGCCCGAGCACTTGTCCCTCTACAATCTCGTCGCCGCGGGGGACACCGGGCCGGCCCGATCCATAGATGACGACCGGCTCCCGGAGCCGGATGAGGAGACGGTCGCGCGCATGTATGAATCCGCGCTGGATCGGATCGCGGAGGCGGGACACGGCCACTACCACCTCTCCGGATTCGCCCGGGCCGGCCGGGAATGGAGGCAGGGGGAAATCTACTGGAACGGCATGGCCTATCTGGGTCTGGGTGCGTGTGCTTCCTCTTTCATCCAGGGGACCCGCTGGACCAATACCTCCCGCCTGGAGTCCTATATCCGGGGAGTCCGGGCAGGGGCCGTGCCCCGGGCCTCCGAGGAACATCTTTCCGGCCTTCGCGCTCTGGGTGAGGACATGCTCGTGGGCCTGGAGCGGCCAAACGGCGTCTCTCTTTCGGAACTGACCCGGCGCTACGGCCGTGACGTGGGGCGGCTCTACCGGGAACCGTTGAGATTCCTTTCCGAAAACGGGCTTGTCTCCCGGCGGGACGACCGGGTAAGTCTGACCCGCCGGGGTCTGCTTCTTTCCGGCGCCATCGCCTCCGAGTTTCTGGCCGTGCCGGACGGGAGGGCGGCCGAGTGA
- a CDS encoding TIGR00730 family Rossman fold protein — MSRVCVFCGSKTGIRPLYVEVAGRLGRRLAGRGYDLVYGGGATGLMGVVADSILEAGGQAIGVIPRSMATREVAHQGLTRMHVVGTMHERKALMAELSDAFVALPGGYGTFEELLEMITWAQLGIHRKPVGLLNAGGYFDPLVGMFDRAVQEGFVRPRYRSLCRVGAGVDELLSELESARGETCRAK, encoded by the coding sequence GTGAGCCGGGTCTGTGTCTTCTGCGGCTCCAAGACGGGAATCCGTCCCCTCTATGTCGAGGTCGCCGGACGGTTGGGACGCCGCCTGGCCGGCAGGGGGTACGACCTGGTCTACGGCGGTGGAGCGACCGGGCTGATGGGCGTGGTCGCCGATTCGATCCTGGAGGCGGGAGGACAGGCCATCGGCGTGATTCCACGTTCCATGGCAACCCGGGAGGTGGCTCATCAGGGACTGACCCGCATGCACGTCGTCGGCACCATGCACGAACGGAAGGCGTTGATGGCGGAGTTGTCCGACGCCTTCGTTGCCCTTCCGGGAGGATACGGAACCTTCGAGGAACTACTGGAGATGATCACCTGGGCTCAGCTCGGAATTCACCGCAAGCCGGTGGGCCTGCTCAATGCCGGTGGATATTTCGACCCCCTGGTGGGGATGTTCGACCGGGCCGTCCAGGAGGGTTTCGTCCGGCCCAGGTACCGATCCCTCTGCCGGGTCGGAGCCGGCGTGGACGAGCTGCTCTCGGAGCTGGAATCGGCGCGAGGAGAGACATGCCGGGCAAAGTGA
- a CDS encoding heterodisulfide reductase-related iron-sulfur binding cluster, with amino-acid sequence MPGKVTVKDPFEVNLDCVHCGFCLPQCPTYQVLGDENDSPRGRIYLMDLVREGRLPLDDTVMTHLDRCLGCRACETACPSGVRYELMLNQTRGKIYEDRPPSWIQRFAFRRVLPSPGLLRLGGRLARLHQATLQRWVRSSRILSRAAPKLVEMENKLPTVPPPDRLEAFYPAKGPRRARVGFLSGCVMPILFPQVHQASIQLLRRAGCEVVVPPGQRCCGALHSHAGDQEGAVRQARINLQAFPWCDLDAVVVNSAGCGAAMKEWSHLPESTGEMARFSHKVKDVCEFLVELNPGWELGPLPLRVAYDDPCHLLHGQGIYSQPRALMSQIPELTLLEVPNGERCCGSAGIYNLLQPEIAGQLLDRKLDEILSVDPQRVTTANPGCLMQIRFGLENSGASIPVQHPVELLYESVRTVPS; translated from the coding sequence ATGCCGGGCAAAGTGACCGTCAAGGACCCATTCGAGGTCAACCTGGATTGCGTCCACTGCGGTTTCTGCCTTCCCCAATGCCCGACCTACCAGGTCCTGGGTGACGAGAACGACTCGCCGCGCGGGCGCATCTACCTGATGGACCTGGTCCGGGAGGGACGCCTGCCGTTGGACGACACGGTCATGACGCACCTGGACCGCTGTCTGGGATGCCGGGCCTGTGAAACCGCCTGTCCCTCGGGCGTCCGCTACGAGCTGATGCTGAATCAGACCCGGGGAAAGATCTATGAGGACCGTCCCCCATCGTGGATCCAGCGTTTCGCCTTTCGCCGGGTCCTGCCTTCTCCCGGACTGCTGCGTCTCGGCGGCCGGCTGGCGCGGCTGCACCAGGCGACACTCCAACGCTGGGTACGGTCCAGCCGCATCCTCTCCCGCGCCGCTCCCAAGCTGGTGGAGATGGAGAATAAGCTGCCCACGGTCCCGCCGCCGGACCGCCTGGAAGCGTTTTATCCGGCGAAGGGGCCGAGACGGGCTCGCGTCGGATTCCTGTCCGGGTGCGTCATGCCCATCCTCTTTCCCCAGGTCCACCAGGCCAGCATTCAACTGCTTCGGAGAGCCGGATGCGAGGTCGTGGTCCCACCCGGTCAACGCTGCTGCGGCGCGCTTCACTCCCACGCCGGGGACCAGGAGGGGGCCGTGCGGCAGGCCCGAATCAACCTCCAGGCCTTCCCCTGGTGCGATCTGGACGCCGTCGTGGTCAACTCGGCCGGCTGCGGCGCCGCCATGAAGGAGTGGTCCCATCTTCCGGAGAGCACCGGCGAGATGGCCCGGTTCTCGCACAAGGTCAAGGACGTCTGCGAGTTCCTGGTGGAGCTGAATCCGGGCTGGGAACTGGGTCCGCTTCCGCTGAGGGTCGCCTATGACGATCCTTGTCATCTGCTGCACGGACAGGGGATTTATTCCCAGCCCCGCGCCCTCATGTCGCAGATCCCCGAATTGACCCTCCTGGAGGTTCCCAACGGCGAACGCTGCTGCGGAAGCGCCGGAATCTACAACCTGCTGCAGCCGGAGATCGCCGGCCAGTTGCTGGATCGGAAGCTCGACGAGATCCTGAGCGTCGATCCCCAGCGGGTGACCACGGCCAATCCGGGGTGCCTCATGCAG